In Daucus carota subsp. sativus chromosome 4, DH1 v3.0, whole genome shotgun sequence, one DNA window encodes the following:
- the LOC108219343 gene encoding uncharacterized protein LOC108219343 isoform X2, giving the protein MDKHQPVQPKKTVKMDVSHASPDSGTEEVEIHNCVVRKRVNPRKRKDKVYVGCGAGFGGDRPLAALRLLQRVEELNYLVLECLAERTLLDRYQAIKSGGVGYDPRIEEWMHLLLPLAVERGVCIITNMGANDACAAQKKVLETASTLGISITVGVAYQVEVSKAGNTIKAYCIIVFIYIYSGVDHQMESFNDGVSVYLGAAPIVECLEKYRPNVIITSRVADAALFLAPMVYELGWNWDELQLLAQGSLAGHLLECGCQLTGGYFMHPGDRFRDIPFSDLLDLSLPFAEVGYDGEVCVAKADGSGGVLNFSTCAEQLLYEVGDPGAYVTPDVVIELRDVSFCSLTKDKVICSGAKPAAVLVPDKLLLLVPKDSGWKGWGEISYGGCECIKRARAAEFLVKSWLEEIYPGVSNHIISYIIGLDSLKTSHIDDRMALERSSSDIRLRMDGLFKQEDHAIQFTKEFMALYTNGPAGGGGISIGHKKESSLEKALVSREHVYWQIAAENISVNLNNQIPCLQEFKQDHAKKNSISISIQKETISRSSEQLSLSEILSSPALSGQPIPLYSVAHSRAGDKGNNLNFSIIPHFPPDIVRLKSILTPKWVKEVISTLVNPSSFPTTDDIERRDKWVNEHIAVEIYEVGGIKSLNVVVRDILDGGVNCSRRIDRHGKTISDLILAQVVVLPPESI; this is encoded by the exons ATGGATAAACATCAACCAGTGCAGCCGAAGAAGACAGTAAAAATGGACGTTTCACATGCTTCACCT GATTCTGGTACGGAAGAAGTAGAGATTCACAATTGTGTGGTTAGGAAG AGAGTGAATCCTCGAAAGCGCAAGGACAAGGTTTATGTTGGCTGCGGTGCTGGTTTTGGAGGTGATCGACCATTGGCAGCTCTCAGGTTACTGCAACGCGTCGAAGAGTTGAATTATCTCGTGCTTGAATGCCTAGCAGAGCGTACTTTGTTAGACCGCTACCAGGCAATCAAGTCCGGTGGTGTTGGTTATGATCCTCGTA TTGAAGAGTGGATGCATTTGCTACTGCCCCTAGCAGTTGAAAGAGGGGTTTGCATAATCACCAATATGGGTGCAA ACGATGCGTGTGCTGCGCAGAAAAAGGTTTTAGAAACAGCAAGCACATTGGGAATTAGTATTACTGTTGGTGTGGCTTATCAAGTTGAGGTCTCAAAAGCAG GGAATACCATCAAGGCTTATTGTATTattgttttcatatatatatattcaggtGTGGATCATCAGATGGAATCTTTTAATGAT GGAGTTAGTGTGTATCTGGGGGCGGCTCCAATTGTTGAGTGTCTAGAGAAGTACAGACCAAATGTTATAATTACCTCTCGAGTTGCCGATGCTGCTTTATTCTTAGCTCCAATG GTTTATGAACTAGGTTGGAACTGGGACGAGTTGCAGCTGCTGGCACAAGGATCTTTGGCTGGTCACTTGCTTGAGTGTGGCTGTCAGCTCACAGGAGGATATTTTATGCATCCTG GAGATAGATTTCGAGATATACCTTTTTCAGACCTTCTTGATTTGTCACTTCCTTTTGCTGAAGTTGGTTATGATGGTGAAGTATGTGTAGCAAAAGCAGATGGGAGTGGTGGGGTGTTAAATTTTAGCACCTGTGCCGAGCAGCTTCTTTACGAGGTCGGAGATCCGGGTGCTTATGTTACCCCAGATGTA GTGATAGAATTACGAGATGTTTCATTCTGTTCATTAACAAAAGATAAAGTTATTTGCTCTGGAGCCAAACCAGCGGCTGTATTGGTACCTGACAAGCTCCTTCTGTTGGTCCCAAAG GATTCAGGATGGAAAGGGTGGGGAGAGATTTCGTATGGGGGATGTGAATGTATAAAACGAGCTAGAGCTGCTGAATTTTTG GTAAAATCATGGTTGGAGGAAATATATCCTGGTGTTAGCAACCATATAATTTCCTATATAATTGGACTGGATAGTCTAAAGACAAGTCACATTGATGATAGAATGGCGTTGGAAAGGTCAAGTTCAGATATTAGATTAAGAATGGATGGGCTGTTTAAGCAAGAGGATCATGCTATCCAGTTTACCAAGGAGTTTATGGCTTTATACACAAATGGGCCAGCTGGTGGTGGTGGCATCAG TATTGGCCATAAGAAAGAGTCTTCTCTTGAAAAAGCATTG GTCAGTCGGGAGCATGTTTATTGGCAAATTGCTGCAGAAAACATATCAGTGAATTTAAATAATCAGATACCGTGTCTTCAAGAATTCAAACAAGACCATGCCAAAAAGAATTCAATCTCGATCTCAATCCAGAAGGAAACTATATCTCGATCTAGTGAGCAACTTTCATTATCCGAAATTTTATCCTCTCCTGCCCTATCAGGTCAACCTATTCCTTTATACAGTGTCGCCCATAGCAGGGCTGGAGACAAAGGGAACAACCTGAACTTTTCCATAATCCCACATTTTCCCCCAGATATTGTCAGGCTGAAAAGTATTTTAACTCCAAAATGGGTGAAGGAAGTTATCTCAACACTTGTAAATCCTTCATCTTTTCCCACTACAGATGATATTGAAAGGAGAGACAAATGGGTCAATGAACACATTGCAGTTGAAATCTATGAAGTTGGGGGAATTAAGTCTCTAAATGTGGTGGTTAGGGATATATTAGATGGTGGTGTAAACTGCTCTCGGAGGATTGACAGGCATGGAAAGACCATTTCAGATCTCATACTAGCTCAGGTGGTGGTGTTGCCCCCAGAGTCCATATAA
- the LOC108219343 gene encoding uncharacterized protein LOC108219343 isoform X4 — protein MLAAVLVLEVIDHWQLSVEEWMHLLLPLAVERGVCIITNMGANDACAAQKKVLETASTLGISITVGVAYQVEVSKAGNTIKAYCIIVFIYIYSGVDHQMESFNDGVSVYLGAAPIVECLEKYRPNVIITSRVADAALFLAPMVYELGWNWDELQLLAQGSLAGHLLECGCQLTGGYFMHPGDRFRDIPFSDLLDLSLPFAEVGYDGEVCVAKADGSGGVLNFSTCAEQLLYEVGDPGAYVTPDVQVIELRDVSFCSLTKDKVICSGAKPAAVLVPDKLLLLVPKDSGWKGWGEISYGGCECIKRARAAEFLVKSWLEEIYPGVSNHIISYIIGLDSLKTSHIDDRMALERSSSDIRLRMDGLFKQEDHAIQFTKEFMALYTNGPAGGGGISIGHKKESSLEKALVSREHVYWQIAAENISVNLNNQIPCLQEFKQDHAKKNSISISIQKETISRSSEQLSLSEILSSPALSGQPIPLYSVAHSRAGDKGNNLNFSIIPHFPPDIVRLKSILTPKWVKEVISTLVNPSSFPTTDDIERRDKWVNEHIAVEIYEVGGIKSLNVVVRDILDGGVNCSRRIDRHGKTISDLILAQVVVLPPESI, from the exons ATGTTGGCTGCGGTGCTGGTTTTGGAGGTGATCGACCATTGGCAGCTCTCAG TTGAAGAGTGGATGCATTTGCTACTGCCCCTAGCAGTTGAAAGAGGGGTTTGCATAATCACCAATATGGGTGCAA ACGATGCGTGTGCTGCGCAGAAAAAGGTTTTAGAAACAGCAAGCACATTGGGAATTAGTATTACTGTTGGTGTGGCTTATCAAGTTGAGGTCTCAAAAGCAG GGAATACCATCAAGGCTTATTGTATTattgttttcatatatatatattcaggtGTGGATCATCAGATGGAATCTTTTAATGAT GGAGTTAGTGTGTATCTGGGGGCGGCTCCAATTGTTGAGTGTCTAGAGAAGTACAGACCAAATGTTATAATTACCTCTCGAGTTGCCGATGCTGCTTTATTCTTAGCTCCAATG GTTTATGAACTAGGTTGGAACTGGGACGAGTTGCAGCTGCTGGCACAAGGATCTTTGGCTGGTCACTTGCTTGAGTGTGGCTGTCAGCTCACAGGAGGATATTTTATGCATCCTG GAGATAGATTTCGAGATATACCTTTTTCAGACCTTCTTGATTTGTCACTTCCTTTTGCTGAAGTTGGTTATGATGGTGAAGTATGTGTAGCAAAAGCAGATGGGAGTGGTGGGGTGTTAAATTTTAGCACCTGTGCCGAGCAGCTTCTTTACGAGGTCGGAGATCCGGGTGCTTATGTTACCCCAGATGTA CAGGTGATAGAATTACGAGATGTTTCATTCTGTTCATTAACAAAAGATAAAGTTATTTGCTCTGGAGCCAAACCAGCGGCTGTATTGGTACCTGACAAGCTCCTTCTGTTGGTCCCAAAG GATTCAGGATGGAAAGGGTGGGGAGAGATTTCGTATGGGGGATGTGAATGTATAAAACGAGCTAGAGCTGCTGAATTTTTG GTAAAATCATGGTTGGAGGAAATATATCCTGGTGTTAGCAACCATATAATTTCCTATATAATTGGACTGGATAGTCTAAAGACAAGTCACATTGATGATAGAATGGCGTTGGAAAGGTCAAGTTCAGATATTAGATTAAGAATGGATGGGCTGTTTAAGCAAGAGGATCATGCTATCCAGTTTACCAAGGAGTTTATGGCTTTATACACAAATGGGCCAGCTGGTGGTGGTGGCATCAG TATTGGCCATAAGAAAGAGTCTTCTCTTGAAAAAGCATTG GTCAGTCGGGAGCATGTTTATTGGCAAATTGCTGCAGAAAACATATCAGTGAATTTAAATAATCAGATACCGTGTCTTCAAGAATTCAAACAAGACCATGCCAAAAAGAATTCAATCTCGATCTCAATCCAGAAGGAAACTATATCTCGATCTAGTGAGCAACTTTCATTATCCGAAATTTTATCCTCTCCTGCCCTATCAGGTCAACCTATTCCTTTATACAGTGTCGCCCATAGCAGGGCTGGAGACAAAGGGAACAACCTGAACTTTTCCATAATCCCACATTTTCCCCCAGATATTGTCAGGCTGAAAAGTATTTTAACTCCAAAATGGGTGAAGGAAGTTATCTCAACACTTGTAAATCCTTCATCTTTTCCCACTACAGATGATATTGAAAGGAGAGACAAATGGGTCAATGAACACATTGCAGTTGAAATCTATGAAGTTGGGGGAATTAAGTCTCTAAATGTGGTGGTTAGGGATATATTAGATGGTGGTGTAAACTGCTCTCGGAGGATTGACAGGCATGGAAAGACCATTTCAGATCTCATACTAGCTCAGGTGGTGGTGTTGCCCCCAGAGTCCATATAA
- the LOC108219343 gene encoding uncharacterized protein LOC108219343 isoform X3 — translation MDKHQPVQPKKTVKMDVSHASPDSGTEEVEIHNCVVRKRVNPRKRKDKVYVGCGAGFGGDRPLAALRLLQRVEELNYLVLECLAERTLLDRYQAIKSGGVGYDPRIEEWMHLLLPLAVERGVCIITNMGANDACAAQKKVLETASTLGISITVGVAYQVEVSKAGVDHQMESFNDGVSVYLGAAPIVECLEKYRPNVIITSRVADAALFLAPMVYELGWNWDELQLLAQGSLAGHLLECGCQLTGGYFMHPGDRFRDIPFSDLLDLSLPFAEVGYDGEVCVAKADGSGGVLNFSTCAEQLLYEVGDPGAYVTPDVQVIELRDVSFCSLTKDKVICSGAKPAAVLVPDKLLLLVPKDSGWKGWGEISYGGCECIKRARAAEFLVKSWLEEIYPGVSNHIISYIIGLDSLKTSHIDDRMALERSSSDIRLRMDGLFKQEDHAIQFTKEFMALYTNGPAGGGGISIGHKKESSLEKALVSREHVYWQIAAENISVNLNNQIPCLQEFKQDHAKKNSISISIQKETISRSSEQLSLSEILSSPALSGQPIPLYSVAHSRAGDKGNNLNFSIIPHFPPDIVRLKSILTPKWVKEVISTLVNPSSFPTTDDIERRDKWVNEHIAVEIYEVGGIKSLNVVVRDILDGGVNCSRRIDRHGKTISDLILAQVVVLPPESI, via the exons ATGGATAAACATCAACCAGTGCAGCCGAAGAAGACAGTAAAAATGGACGTTTCACATGCTTCACCT GATTCTGGTACGGAAGAAGTAGAGATTCACAATTGTGTGGTTAGGAAG AGAGTGAATCCTCGAAAGCGCAAGGACAAGGTTTATGTTGGCTGCGGTGCTGGTTTTGGAGGTGATCGACCATTGGCAGCTCTCAGGTTACTGCAACGCGTCGAAGAGTTGAATTATCTCGTGCTTGAATGCCTAGCAGAGCGTACTTTGTTAGACCGCTACCAGGCAATCAAGTCCGGTGGTGTTGGTTATGATCCTCGTA TTGAAGAGTGGATGCATTTGCTACTGCCCCTAGCAGTTGAAAGAGGGGTTTGCATAATCACCAATATGGGTGCAA ACGATGCGTGTGCTGCGCAGAAAAAGGTTTTAGAAACAGCAAGCACATTGGGAATTAGTATTACTGTTGGTGTGGCTTATCAAGTTGAGGTCTCAAAAGCAG gtGTGGATCATCAGATGGAATCTTTTAATGAT GGAGTTAGTGTGTATCTGGGGGCGGCTCCAATTGTTGAGTGTCTAGAGAAGTACAGACCAAATGTTATAATTACCTCTCGAGTTGCCGATGCTGCTTTATTCTTAGCTCCAATG GTTTATGAACTAGGTTGGAACTGGGACGAGTTGCAGCTGCTGGCACAAGGATCTTTGGCTGGTCACTTGCTTGAGTGTGGCTGTCAGCTCACAGGAGGATATTTTATGCATCCTG GAGATAGATTTCGAGATATACCTTTTTCAGACCTTCTTGATTTGTCACTTCCTTTTGCTGAAGTTGGTTATGATGGTGAAGTATGTGTAGCAAAAGCAGATGGGAGTGGTGGGGTGTTAAATTTTAGCACCTGTGCCGAGCAGCTTCTTTACGAGGTCGGAGATCCGGGTGCTTATGTTACCCCAGATGTA CAGGTGATAGAATTACGAGATGTTTCATTCTGTTCATTAACAAAAGATAAAGTTATTTGCTCTGGAGCCAAACCAGCGGCTGTATTGGTACCTGACAAGCTCCTTCTGTTGGTCCCAAAG GATTCAGGATGGAAAGGGTGGGGAGAGATTTCGTATGGGGGATGTGAATGTATAAAACGAGCTAGAGCTGCTGAATTTTTG GTAAAATCATGGTTGGAGGAAATATATCCTGGTGTTAGCAACCATATAATTTCCTATATAATTGGACTGGATAGTCTAAAGACAAGTCACATTGATGATAGAATGGCGTTGGAAAGGTCAAGTTCAGATATTAGATTAAGAATGGATGGGCTGTTTAAGCAAGAGGATCATGCTATCCAGTTTACCAAGGAGTTTATGGCTTTATACACAAATGGGCCAGCTGGTGGTGGTGGCATCAG TATTGGCCATAAGAAAGAGTCTTCTCTTGAAAAAGCATTG GTCAGTCGGGAGCATGTTTATTGGCAAATTGCTGCAGAAAACATATCAGTGAATTTAAATAATCAGATACCGTGTCTTCAAGAATTCAAACAAGACCATGCCAAAAAGAATTCAATCTCGATCTCAATCCAGAAGGAAACTATATCTCGATCTAGTGAGCAACTTTCATTATCCGAAATTTTATCCTCTCCTGCCCTATCAGGTCAACCTATTCCTTTATACAGTGTCGCCCATAGCAGGGCTGGAGACAAAGGGAACAACCTGAACTTTTCCATAATCCCACATTTTCCCCCAGATATTGTCAGGCTGAAAAGTATTTTAACTCCAAAATGGGTGAAGGAAGTTATCTCAACACTTGTAAATCCTTCATCTTTTCCCACTACAGATGATATTGAAAGGAGAGACAAATGGGTCAATGAACACATTGCAGTTGAAATCTATGAAGTTGGGGGAATTAAGTCTCTAAATGTGGTGGTTAGGGATATATTAGATGGTGGTGTAAACTGCTCTCGGAGGATTGACAGGCATGGAAAGACCATTTCAGATCTCATACTAGCTCAGGTGGTGGTGTTGCCCCCAGAGTCCATATAA
- the LOC108216986 gene encoding LIM domain-containing protein PLIM2b, producing the protein MSFTGTTDKCTVCDKTVYFLDLLSVDGVTYHKSCFKCSHCKGTLTMSNYSSMDGTLYCKPHFEQLFKESGNFSKNFHTSKPERENSMTRAPSKLSSLFSGTQDKCAACQKTVYPFEKITMEGESYHKPCFKCAHGGCPLTHSSYAALDGILYCKHHFAQLFLEKGNYRHVLEAAKIKSAVVPVEPEEEHAAEGTSEEKAEEAPAEEAPAEEETDEQKSEES; encoded by the exons ATGTCATTTACCGGAACTACTGATAAATGCACTGTTTGTGACAAGACCGTGTATTTTTTGGATTTGTTATCTGTTGATGGAGTAACATATCATAAGTCTTGCTTCAAATGCAGCCACTGTAAAGGAACTCTTACG ATGAGCAACTACTCATCCATGGATGGCACCCTTTACTGCAAGCCTCATTTTGAACAACTTTTCAAGGAATCTGGGAATTTCAGCAAGAATTTCCATACAT CCAAGCCTGAGAGAGAAAATTCAATG ACCAGGGCTCCTAGCAAGCTTTCTTCCTTGTTCTCTGGAACCCAGGATAAGTGTGCAGCTTGTCAGAAAACTGTTTATCCATTTGAGAAG ATTACAATGGAGGGAGAATCATACCATAAGCCATGTTTCAAGTGTGCTCATGGAGGGTGTCCTCTTACACATTCATCTTATGCCGCACTTGATGGGATTCTCTACTGCAAACACCACTTTGCTCAACTCTTCTTGGAGAAGGGTAATTACCGCCACGTGTTGGAGGCCGCTAAGATTAAAAGCGCAGTAGTGCCTGTTGAACCAGAGGAGGAACATGCAGCAGAGGGCACGTCCGAGGAAAAGGCAGAAGAAGCACCAGCAGAAGAAGCACCAGCAGAAGAAGAAACTGATGAGCAGAAATCAGAGGAGTCCTAA
- the LOC108219343 gene encoding uncharacterized protein LOC108219343 isoform X1: MDKHQPVQPKKTVKMDVSHASPDSGTEEVEIHNCVVRKRVNPRKRKDKVYVGCGAGFGGDRPLAALRLLQRVEELNYLVLECLAERTLLDRYQAIKSGGVGYDPRIEEWMHLLLPLAVERGVCIITNMGANDACAAQKKVLETASTLGISITVGVAYQVEVSKAGNTIKAYCIIVFIYIYSGVDHQMESFNDGVSVYLGAAPIVECLEKYRPNVIITSRVADAALFLAPMVYELGWNWDELQLLAQGSLAGHLLECGCQLTGGYFMHPGDRFRDIPFSDLLDLSLPFAEVGYDGEVCVAKADGSGGVLNFSTCAEQLLYEVGDPGAYVTPDVQVIELRDVSFCSLTKDKVICSGAKPAAVLVPDKLLLLVPKDSGWKGWGEISYGGCECIKRARAAEFLVKSWLEEIYPGVSNHIISYIIGLDSLKTSHIDDRMALERSSSDIRLRMDGLFKQEDHAIQFTKEFMALYTNGPAGGGGISIGHKKESSLEKALVSREHVYWQIAAENISVNLNNQIPCLQEFKQDHAKKNSISISIQKETISRSSEQLSLSEILSSPALSGQPIPLYSVAHSRAGDKGNNLNFSIIPHFPPDIVRLKSILTPKWVKEVISTLVNPSSFPTTDDIERRDKWVNEHIAVEIYEVGGIKSLNVVVRDILDGGVNCSRRIDRHGKTISDLILAQVVVLPPESI, encoded by the exons ATGGATAAACATCAACCAGTGCAGCCGAAGAAGACAGTAAAAATGGACGTTTCACATGCTTCACCT GATTCTGGTACGGAAGAAGTAGAGATTCACAATTGTGTGGTTAGGAAG AGAGTGAATCCTCGAAAGCGCAAGGACAAGGTTTATGTTGGCTGCGGTGCTGGTTTTGGAGGTGATCGACCATTGGCAGCTCTCAGGTTACTGCAACGCGTCGAAGAGTTGAATTATCTCGTGCTTGAATGCCTAGCAGAGCGTACTTTGTTAGACCGCTACCAGGCAATCAAGTCCGGTGGTGTTGGTTATGATCCTCGTA TTGAAGAGTGGATGCATTTGCTACTGCCCCTAGCAGTTGAAAGAGGGGTTTGCATAATCACCAATATGGGTGCAA ACGATGCGTGTGCTGCGCAGAAAAAGGTTTTAGAAACAGCAAGCACATTGGGAATTAGTATTACTGTTGGTGTGGCTTATCAAGTTGAGGTCTCAAAAGCAG GGAATACCATCAAGGCTTATTGTATTattgttttcatatatatatattcaggtGTGGATCATCAGATGGAATCTTTTAATGAT GGAGTTAGTGTGTATCTGGGGGCGGCTCCAATTGTTGAGTGTCTAGAGAAGTACAGACCAAATGTTATAATTACCTCTCGAGTTGCCGATGCTGCTTTATTCTTAGCTCCAATG GTTTATGAACTAGGTTGGAACTGGGACGAGTTGCAGCTGCTGGCACAAGGATCTTTGGCTGGTCACTTGCTTGAGTGTGGCTGTCAGCTCACAGGAGGATATTTTATGCATCCTG GAGATAGATTTCGAGATATACCTTTTTCAGACCTTCTTGATTTGTCACTTCCTTTTGCTGAAGTTGGTTATGATGGTGAAGTATGTGTAGCAAAAGCAGATGGGAGTGGTGGGGTGTTAAATTTTAGCACCTGTGCCGAGCAGCTTCTTTACGAGGTCGGAGATCCGGGTGCTTATGTTACCCCAGATGTA CAGGTGATAGAATTACGAGATGTTTCATTCTGTTCATTAACAAAAGATAAAGTTATTTGCTCTGGAGCCAAACCAGCGGCTGTATTGGTACCTGACAAGCTCCTTCTGTTGGTCCCAAAG GATTCAGGATGGAAAGGGTGGGGAGAGATTTCGTATGGGGGATGTGAATGTATAAAACGAGCTAGAGCTGCTGAATTTTTG GTAAAATCATGGTTGGAGGAAATATATCCTGGTGTTAGCAACCATATAATTTCCTATATAATTGGACTGGATAGTCTAAAGACAAGTCACATTGATGATAGAATGGCGTTGGAAAGGTCAAGTTCAGATATTAGATTAAGAATGGATGGGCTGTTTAAGCAAGAGGATCATGCTATCCAGTTTACCAAGGAGTTTATGGCTTTATACACAAATGGGCCAGCTGGTGGTGGTGGCATCAG TATTGGCCATAAGAAAGAGTCTTCTCTTGAAAAAGCATTG GTCAGTCGGGAGCATGTTTATTGGCAAATTGCTGCAGAAAACATATCAGTGAATTTAAATAATCAGATACCGTGTCTTCAAGAATTCAAACAAGACCATGCCAAAAAGAATTCAATCTCGATCTCAATCCAGAAGGAAACTATATCTCGATCTAGTGAGCAACTTTCATTATCCGAAATTTTATCCTCTCCTGCCCTATCAGGTCAACCTATTCCTTTATACAGTGTCGCCCATAGCAGGGCTGGAGACAAAGGGAACAACCTGAACTTTTCCATAATCCCACATTTTCCCCCAGATATTGTCAGGCTGAAAAGTATTTTAACTCCAAAATGGGTGAAGGAAGTTATCTCAACACTTGTAAATCCTTCATCTTTTCCCACTACAGATGATATTGAAAGGAGAGACAAATGGGTCAATGAACACATTGCAGTTGAAATCTATGAAGTTGGGGGAATTAAGTCTCTAAATGTGGTGGTTAGGGATATATTAGATGGTGGTGTAAACTGCTCTCGGAGGATTGACAGGCATGGAAAGACCATTTCAGATCTCATACTAGCTCAGGTGGTGGTGTTGCCCCCAGAGTCCATATAA